One Vibrio rumoiensis genomic window, TTGTGGTATTAGATAACTCAGAGTCAATGTTGGAAACGGATCTCCCCCCGAGCCGGCTTGAGCGAGCCAAGCAAAAAATACGAGATCTACTCACCTTACGGGCTGGTGGGAAAACCGGTTTAGTGGTCTATGCCGGATCGGCTCACACCGCGATGCCATTAACTCAAGATAGTGCTGTTTTTACGCCATTTTTAACCGCGATTAGTCCGAATATTATGCCCGAAGCGGGAAAGTTCGCCGATAAAGCGCTGCCTATTATTGACCAGTTATTGAAAGGAAAATTAGGTGGAACCGTATTATTAGTCACGGATGGTGTCACGCCACAAGCCATTGAGGCTTATGCTACCTTTTTTCAAAATAAGCCTTATCAGTTGCTGATTTTGGCGGCTGGAAACCCAGAGCTTGTGGTTAATAACCCTATTGATATGAGATCGCTTGAGACGTTAGCGAGCGAGACGGGGGGCCGATTGGTCACGACTTCGGTTGATGATAGTGATTTACAAGAGCTAAATCGTGCTATTGAACGACACATGCAACTGAATGGCGAATCGGCGATGCCATGGAAGGATATGAGTCATCCTCTGATTATTGTCTTAGCGGCGTTGACCCTATTGTGGTTTAGGAAAGGTTGGTTAGTGCAATGGTGCTTAATTGGTGCATTGTCGTTGTCATTTTTACCATTACCTGCGCAGGCTTCTGTTTATTCACAAGCAGAAAAAGTGCCTGCAACTCAACATATTACTACCTGGCAACGAGTATCGCAGTGGTGGATAGACTTGTGGCTGACACCGGATCAACAAGGCCAACGGTATTTTAATGATTTGAATTATCTTGAAGCTGCCAAACATTTTAATGACCCCATGCGTAAAGGTATTGCCTACTACTATGCGAGTGAGTTTAAGCTGGCACAGTCTGAATTTATTGAAGCTAATTCCGATCTCGGTTGGTATTACGCGGCAAGCGCTTTGGCTCGGCAACGAGAGTATGTGGCCGCGCGTAACTTGTTACGCCAGTTATCCGAAAAACCAGACATCGATCCTCGATTGCTTAAGGATATTCAAAATAACTTACAGGTGATGGAAAGTATTGTTGAAGATGTGAATCGTACCAGCGAAAGCCAAACCGGATCGCTTGATGGCCCAGAAGAGAGTAAAGAGTTAGGAAACCAGCCTAAAACGGGCGATGGTGCGGAAGAGCAAGTCTCCTCTCAACTAATGAAAAAAGAAACCCTTAATGCTGAGCAAATTTTAGGCAGTGATGAGTTAGCCGATAAATGGCTGAAAAAAGTCGATGCAGATCCAAAGCATTTCTTATCGCGCAAATTTATGTTGCAACTACAGCAACCAGCGCCTTCAGCAACACCGGTAGAGGATGCTCAAGAATGAAGTCATTAAGCGTGATGCTAACCCTTTTATTATTTCAGTGCCTATGGGCCGCCAACAGCGCGATTGCCGATGAAGTGTCAGATATGTCAGCGCCTAAAGTGATGGTAAAGGTCGATTCTTGGCTAGGGGAGGCTAAACAAGTTGAGTCATCGAAAAATTATGCGGTGAGTGAACAAGTTATCTTACATATTGACGTGAGTACACCGCGTTGGTTCTTAGGCCCGACCACGATTGGAAAGATTGATATTCCCAATTTAATTGTGAAACAAAGAAACCAACTTGCCACCAATTATACGCAACGAGAAGGTGGCGTAACGTGGTCTCATCAACGTTGGGAAATTACCTTATACCCTCAATCTTCGGGAACGTTTCGTTTACCCCAAATCCCAGTGTCTGCCACTATTGCAGGGGATGAGGGGCAAAAAGTTCAAAAAAGCGCATCGACCTCTGCATTAAGTTTTAAAGCATTACTACCGGATGGGCAATTAACGGATAACGATAAGTGGTTTGCAGCAAGTAAAGTGGCTGTGGAGCAAAACTGGCAAACCAGTCATGAGCAACTCAAAGTCGGGGATGCGATCACTCGAACGCTAAAAATCACAGCTGATGATTCCCTGTCCATTTTATTGCCGAAATGGTTGGAAGAGAAAAGTACCTCTGATTATCAGGCTTATTCCGATCCGGCTAAATTAGTTGATAAAAGTGTTCGCGGAGATTATCTATCGAGCCGTGAAGATAAAGTGGTTTATGTGATGCAGAAAGGCGGGGAGGTGACTTTCCCTAGCTTTACCATCACGTGGTGGAACACCAAAAACCAAGCGCTTGAAACCATTCATATTGAAGGGAAGTCGTTTCAAGTTAAGCATACCTTGTCGTCGTTTATTCAAACCTATTGGTTATGGTTGGTCTCGTTAGCGTTGGGTTTGATGGCTATTGTGATTTTTGTCTTCGGGGTGATTCGTTATTATCGCGATCGTCCTTTGCCACTTTTTATCCAATTTCATCGGTCTGTATTCAATAACAACGTCAAAACCGCACGCTTACTCTTGTATATCAAACTGAAAAAAGTGATGCAGAAAGATGCTTTTTTTCAAGTCGATGAGTTGCAATCATTGACCGAGGGGGTCGCCGATCCCAAAAGCGGCAGTAAGCAGATAAAAAGTTACTGGAAGCGAATTAAAGCAAACAACGTTTCTGCAAATAGCCCACTTCAGCCGCTTAAGCTGAAAAGCACTTTAGATAAAATCGTAAATAAATAGCTCTAGTCTCTTAAAAATTTGGTTGTTGTGATGTTAAGTAATTGTCATTGTAATACAATAAACCCTTATTCGTTTTAGGTGTTAAAGTATGAAGTCTGCGGATTTAAACCTTATCCCAATATTTATTGTTATTTATGAAGAGCTCAATTTATCGAAAGCGGCAAAACGTCTTGGTATAAGCCAGCCAGCGGTGAGTAAAGCCCTGAAACGTTTACGTGATGTGTATGATGATCCTCTTTTCCACCGTTCGAGTTTAGGAGTGGAACCC contains:
- a CDS encoding VWA domain-containing protein produces the protein MFDSLVWQQLLSQFHFIRPWWLLGFLPLGMLWFLRWRNEQQPQWADVLPEHLRKVLTIGEHGWKKQLPLKALALCIAIGVLICAGPTWQREASPFGEDKAEMVVVLDNSESMLETDLPPSRLERAKQKIRDLLTLRAGGKTGLVVYAGSAHTAMPLTQDSAVFTPFLTAISPNIMPEAGKFADKALPIIDQLLKGKLGGTVLLVTDGVTPQAIEAYATFFQNKPYQLLILAAGNPELVVNNPIDMRSLETLASETGGRLVTTSVDDSDLQELNRAIERHMQLNGESAMPWKDMSHPLIIVLAALTLLWFRKGWLVQWCLIGALSLSFLPLPAQASVYSQAEKVPATQHITTWQRVSQWWIDLWLTPDQQGQRYFNDLNYLEAAKHFNDPMRKGIAYYYASEFKLAQSEFIEANSDLGWYYAASALARQREYVAARNLLRQLSEKPDIDPRLLKDIQNNLQVMESIVEDVNRTSESQTGSLDGPEESKELGNQPKTGDGAEEQVSSQLMKKETLNAEQILGSDELADKWLKKVDADPKHFLSRKFMLQLQQPAPSATPVEDAQE
- a CDS encoding BatD family protein, whose amino-acid sequence is MKSLSVMLTLLLFQCLWAANSAIADEVSDMSAPKVMVKVDSWLGEAKQVESSKNYAVSEQVILHIDVSTPRWFLGPTTIGKIDIPNLIVKQRNQLATNYTQREGGVTWSHQRWEITLYPQSSGTFRLPQIPVSATIAGDEGQKVQKSASTSALSFKALLPDGQLTDNDKWFAASKVAVEQNWQTSHEQLKVGDAITRTLKITADDSLSILLPKWLEEKSTSDYQAYSDPAKLVDKSVRGDYLSSREDKVVYVMQKGGEVTFPSFTITWWNTKNQALETIHIEGKSFQVKHTLSSFIQTYWLWLVSLALGLMAIVIFVFGVIRYYRDRPLPLFIQFHRSVFNNNVKTARLLLYIKLKKVMQKDAFFQVDELQSLTEGVADPKSGSKQIKSYWKRIKANNVSANSPLQPLKLKSTLDKIVNK